The following coding sequences lie in one Silene latifolia isolate original U9 population chromosome 5, ASM4854445v1, whole genome shotgun sequence genomic window:
- the LOC141656250 gene encoding uncharacterized protein LOC141656250 isoform X1, whose protein sequence is MVTINGEECSLITCCRQRESRQQSRKYVPEEIWLEIFSRLPFKSLFISRCVCKSWRNIIFTLENIIDTDPMYIPVCGLFLACLEPIKKRSFSYICLRTKTCSITHFDSPENNLYYSSGFESGLLSDLSFDFSIIYNFTDHARDSRFVSFIPAGGLIVVALDDYNWEVHNPTTKQIYVVPTSPRTAKHGFECRNGWELPGHVIKLPSRLTEQRCGFIFVIFCTQLRIMEVYYSTTRMWRKYDLTLDAEVMTSGHYWHTFNYAVCNECGVLCLYVLTNKGLGVAVKFEGSMNYVMNQYCFPLPEALVGNYVSPSKIWGCANSLYLSYYNDTGLWIWKAGCTQIDAWVWVPMLEINPVRQWCKPVAREHLSKVVLNTRARVMVFACHPDVPVMYLLVKSSIFAYNLNTDTLDMICGVKDEGVEHINFLYCAVAFKPFLNFMDAGEELLSNGCEYR, encoded by the exons ATGGTGACCATTAATGGTGAAGAATGCTCCCTAATAACCTGTTGTCGCCAACGAGAAAGCCGGCAACAAAGTCGTAAGTATGTACCTGAAGAAATATGGCTAGAGATTTTTTCAAGATTGCCTTTCAAGTCTCTTTTCATAAGTCGATGTGTGTGTAAGTCGTGGAGAAACATTATCTTCACCCTGGAAAATATAATCGACACCGACCCTATGTATATTCCCGTGTGTGGTCTCtttcttgcatgccttgaaccaaTAAAAAAGCGCTCTTTTAGCTACATTTGTTTGAGGACCAAGACGTGTTCTATCACACACTTCGACTCTCCCGAAAATAATTTATATTATTCCAGTGGCTTTGAAAGTGGTTTGCTGTCTGACTTATCATTCGACTTTTCAATAATATACAATTTCACAGATCATGCTCGTGATTCGCGGTTTGTTTCATTCATTCCGGCCGGTGGTTTGATTGTGGTAGCTCTTGATGATTACAATTGGGAAGTGCATAATCCAACCACCAAGCAAATCTATGTTGTGCCAACGTCTCCAAGGACGGCAAAACATGGTTTTGAATGCCGTAATGGCTGGGAATTGCCTGGTCACGTCATCAAACTCCCTTCCCGTCTCACTGAACAAAGGTGTGGCTTTATTTTTGTCATATTCTGTACCCAATTGAGGATCATGGAAGTCTACTATTCGACGACTCGAATGTGGAGAAAATATGATTTGACGCTGGACGCTGAAGTTATGACGTCAGGACACTACTGGCATACATTTAATTATGCAGTTTGTAATGAATGTGGAGTTTTGTGTTTATATGTGTTGACAAATAAGGGCCTTGGTGTAGCAGTGAAATTCGAGGGCTCCATGAATTATGTCATGAATCAATACTGTTTTCCTTTGCCTGAAGCCTTAGTTGGAAATTACGTAAGTCCGTCCAAAATTTGGGGGTGTGCTAACAGCCTTTATCTCTCCTACTACAACGATACCGGACTTTGGATCTGGAAAGCGGGTTGCACCCAAATTGATGCGTGGGTGTGGGTCCCTATGCTTGAAATCAACCCTGTGAGACAATGGTGCAAGCCAGTAGCCCGTGAACATCTATCCAAAGTGGTCCTTAATACAAGGGCTCGTGTAATGGTGTTCGCATGCCACCCAGATGTTCCTGTTATGTACCTTCTGGTCAAATCCTCAATATTTGCATACAATTTAAATACGGACACCCTTGACATGATTTGTGGTGTAAAAGATGAAGGTGTTGAGCATATAAACTTTCTTTATTGTGCTGTTGCTTTTAAGCCGTTCCTGAACTTTATGGATGCTGGTGAAGAG TTGCTGAGCAATGGATGCGAGTACCGCTGA
- the LOC141657861 gene encoding 3-ketoacyl-CoA synthase 7-like: protein MEGLLQFDRDDCISNYINNVIGFCASHLNLILALLFVTIILYRSWRRAPIFLVDFECFRSPDSHRVPISSFIEHSLMREKDFGTLGAAEFERKVIIRSGIGNESYATLGMDFIPVDTSYKQSMEEVKLVLFSVTETLLNKHNISPKSIDIIITNCSVNCPTPSLAAMIINKFGFRSNVRSVHLSGMGCSAGLLSIGLAKDLLKIHKNSLALVLSTETICSNLYKGSVKSMLLANCLFQVGGAAILLSNRSCDRDVAKYELQHLVRTHLGAKDDAYTCVFQKADDVGNVGVSLSRRVVEVASEALRINMTTLGPLVLPYSEQIHYVLHFLWNYFHPWKATTKKAVYVPKFKKAFDHFCIHAGGKAVIEGIKGMLKLSESDVEASKMTLYRFGNTSSSSTWYSLCYHEAKGRIKKGDKVFQICFGSGFKCNSAVWKCVSKRPSYKNVPSAWSDKIDRFPVNIPEVIDY, encoded by the exons ATGGAGGGACTCTTACAATTTGATCGAGATGATTGCATCTCTAATTACATAAACAACGTGATCGGATTTTGTGCTAGTCACCTCAACTTAATCCTAGCTCTTCTTTTTGTGACAATCATTCTCTACAGATCTTGGAGAAGAGCTCCTATTTTTCTTGTTGATTTCGAGTGTTTCCGGTCCCCTGACAGTCACCGTGTCCCCATATCCTCTTTCATCGAACACTCCCTGATGCGTGAGAAGGACTTTGGAACATTAGGGGCGGCTGAGTTTGAAAGGAAAGTAATTATAAGATCGGGGATTGGGAATGAGAGTTATGCCACTTTAGGAATGGATTTTATTCCAGTAGATACCTCGTACAAACAATCGATGGAAGAGGTTAAATTAGTGCTCTTTTCGGTCACTGAAACCCTCCTTAACAAACACAACATTAGCCCTAAAAGCATTGATATCATCATAACCAATTGTAGTGTCAACTGTCCAACACCTTCATTAGCtgctatgattataaataagtttGGGTTTCGAAGCAATGTTCGGAGCGTCCATCTATCTGGAATGGGCTGTAGTGCGGGATTACTCTCAATTGGCTTGGCTAAGGACTTGCTCAAAATTCATAAGAACTCACTGGCTTTGGTCCTTAGTACGGAGACCATTTGCTCGAATTTATACAAAGGGAGTGTCAAGTCTATGCTTCTTGCTAATTGCTTGTTCCAGGTAGGTGGGGCCGCAATTTTGCTGTCTAACCGGAGTTGTGATAGAGATGTGGCTAAGTATGAGCTCCAACATCTTGTCCGAACCCATCTTGGTGCCAAGGATGATGCCTACAC GTGTGTATTCCAGAAGGCTGATGATGTTGGCAATGTAGGAGTGTCATTATCAAGAAGAGTGGTGGAAGTAGCATCGGAAGCCCTGAGGATCAACATGACAACCTTAGGGCCACTTGTATTACCTTACTCGGAGCAAATACACTACGTCTTACATTTCTTGTGGAACTACTTCCATCCCTGGAAGGCAACAACGAAGAAAGCTGTCTACGTTCCGAAATTTAAGAAGGCATTTGATCATTTTTGCATCCATGCTGGGGGTAAGGCGGTGATTGAAGGGATAAAGGGGATGTTGAAGTTAAGCGAGAGCGATGTTGAGGCGTCTAAAATGACATTATATAGGTTTGGTAATACTTCATCGTCTTCGACTTGGTACTCATTGTGTTACCATGAAGCCAAAGGAAGAATTAAGAAGGGTGATAAGGTATTTCAGATTTGTTTTGGGAGTGGATTTAAGTGTAATAGTGCAGTTTGGAAGTGTGTTTCTAAGAGACCAAGTTATAAAAATGTACCAAGTGCATGGTCTGATAAAATTGATAGGTTTCCTGTTAATATACCTGAAGTTATTGATTACTGA
- the LOC141657862 gene encoding uncharacterized protein LOC141657862 isoform X2: MVTINGEECSLITCCRQRESRQQSHHARDSRFVSFIPAGGLIVVALDDYNWEVHNPTTKQIYVVPTSPRTAKHGFECRNGWELPGHVIKLPSRLTEQRCGFIFVIFWTKLRVMEVYYSMTRMWREYDLTLDAEVMASGNYWLAFNYVVCDESGVLCMYLLTDKGVGVTVKFEGSTKSVMDQYCFPLPQVIVGNYINNSKIWGCENSLYLSYYNDTGLWIWKAGCTQIDAWVWVPMLEINPARQLCKPVAREHLSKVVLNARARVMVLACHPDVAIIYLMVKSSVFAYNLNTDTLDMICDVKDEGDEHTNFIYSAVTFKPFLNFMDAGEELPSNGCECR; encoded by the exons ATGGTGACCATTAATGGTGAAGAATGCTCCCTAATAACCTGTTGTCGCCAACGAGAAAGCCGGCAACAAAGTC ATCATGCTCGTGATTCGCGGTTTGTTTCATTCATTCCGGCCGGTGGTTTGATTGTGGTAGCTCTTGATGATTACAATTGGGAAGTGCATAATCCAACCACCAAGCAAATCTATGTTGTGCCAACGTCTCCAAGGACGGCAAAACATGGTTTTGAATGCCGTAATGGCTGGGAATTGCCTGGTCACGTCATCAAACTCCCTTCCCGTCTCACTGAACAAAGGTGTGGCTTTATTTTTGTCATATTCTGGACCAAATTGAGGGTCATGGAAGTTTACTATTCGATGACTCGAATGTGGAGAGAATATGATTTGACGTTGGACGCTGAAGTTATGGCGTCAGGAAACTACTGGCTTGCATTTAATTATGTAGTTTGTGATGAAAGTGGAGTTTTGTGTATGTATTTGTTGACGGACAAGGGCGTTGGTGTAACAGTGAAATTCGAGGGCTCCACGAAGTCTGTCATGGATCAATACTGTTTTCCTTTGCCTCAAGTCATTGTTGGGAATTACATAAAtaactcgaaaatttgggggtgTGAAAACAGCCTTTATCTCTCCTACTACAACGATACTGGACTCTGGATCTGGAAAGCGGGTTGCACCCAAATTGATGCGTGGGTGTGGGTCCCTATGCTTGAGATCAACCCTGCGAGACAATTGTGCAAGCCAGTAGCCCGTGAACATCTATCCAAAGTGGTCCTTAATGCAAGGGCTCGTGTAATGGTGCTCGCATGCCACCCAGATGTTGCTATTATATACCTTATGGTCAAATCCTCAGTATTTGCATACAATTTAAATACGGACACCCTTGACATGATTTGTGATGTAAAAGATGAGGGTGATGAGCATACAAACTttatttattctgctgttacttttaAGCCGTTCCTGAACTTTATGGATGCTGGTGAAGAG TTGCCGAGCAATGGATGCGAGTGCCGCTGA
- the LOC141657862 gene encoding uncharacterized protein LOC141657862 isoform X1, which produces MVTINGEECSLITCCRQRESRQQSRKYVPEEIWLEIFSRLPFKSLFISRCVCKSWRNIIFTLENIIDTDPMYIPVCGLFLACLEPIKKRSFSYICLRTKTCSITHFDSPENNLYYSSGFESGLLSDLSFDFSIIYNFTDHARDSRFVSFIPAGGLIVVALDDYNWEVHNPTTKQIYVVPTSPRTAKHGFECRNGWELPGHVIKLPSRLTEQRCGFIFVIFWTKLRVMEVYYSMTRMWREYDLTLDAEVMASGNYWLAFNYVVCDESGVLCMYLLTDKGVGVTVKFEGSTKSVMDQYCFPLPQVIVGNYINNSKIWGCENSLYLSYYNDTGLWIWKAGCTQIDAWVWVPMLEINPARQLCKPVAREHLSKVVLNARARVMVLACHPDVAIIYLMVKSSVFAYNLNTDTLDMICDVKDEGDEHTNFIYSAVTFKPFLNFMDAGEELPSNGCECR; this is translated from the exons ATGGTGACCATTAATGGTGAAGAATGCTCCCTAATAACCTGTTGTCGCCAACGAGAAAGCCGGCAACAAAGTCGTAAGTATGTACCTGAAGAAATATGGCTAGAGATTTTTTCAAGATTGCCTTTCAAGTCTCTTTTCATAAGTCGATGTGTGTGTAAGTCGTGGAGAAACATTATCTTCACCCTGGAAAATATAATCGACACCGACCCTATGTATATTCCCGTGTGTGGTCTCtttcttgcatgccttgaaccaaTAAAAAAGCGCTCTTTTAGCTACATTTGTTTGAGGACCAAGACGTGTTCTATCACACACTTCGACTCTCCCGAAAATAATTTATATTATTCCAGTGGCTTTGAAAGTGGTTTGCTGTCTGACTTATCATTCGACTTTTCAATAATATACAATTTCACAGATCATGCTCGTGATTCGCGGTTTGTTTCATTCATTCCGGCCGGTGGTTTGATTGTGGTAGCTCTTGATGATTACAATTGGGAAGTGCATAATCCAACCACCAAGCAAATCTATGTTGTGCCAACGTCTCCAAGGACGGCAAAACATGGTTTTGAATGCCGTAATGGCTGGGAATTGCCTGGTCACGTCATCAAACTCCCTTCCCGTCTCACTGAACAAAGGTGTGGCTTTATTTTTGTCATATTCTGGACCAAATTGAGGGTCATGGAAGTTTACTATTCGATGACTCGAATGTGGAGAGAATATGATTTGACGTTGGACGCTGAAGTTATGGCGTCAGGAAACTACTGGCTTGCATTTAATTATGTAGTTTGTGATGAAAGTGGAGTTTTGTGTATGTATTTGTTGACGGACAAGGGCGTTGGTGTAACAGTGAAATTCGAGGGCTCCACGAAGTCTGTCATGGATCAATACTGTTTTCCTTTGCCTCAAGTCATTGTTGGGAATTACATAAAtaactcgaaaatttgggggtgTGAAAACAGCCTTTATCTCTCCTACTACAACGATACTGGACTCTGGATCTGGAAAGCGGGTTGCACCCAAATTGATGCGTGGGTGTGGGTCCCTATGCTTGAGATCAACCCTGCGAGACAATTGTGCAAGCCAGTAGCCCGTGAACATCTATCCAAAGTGGTCCTTAATGCAAGGGCTCGTGTAATGGTGCTCGCATGCCACCCAGATGTTGCTATTATATACCTTATGGTCAAATCCTCAGTATTTGCATACAATTTAAATACGGACACCCTTGACATGATTTGTGATGTAAAAGATGAGGGTGATGAGCATACAAACTttatttattctgctgttacttttaAGCCGTTCCTGAACTTTATGGATGCTGGTGAAGAG TTGCCGAGCAATGGATGCGAGTGCCGCTGA
- the LOC141656250 gene encoding uncharacterized protein LOC141656250 isoform X2, which translates to MVTINGEECSLITCCRQRESRQQSHHARDSRFVSFIPAGGLIVVALDDYNWEVHNPTTKQIYVVPTSPRTAKHGFECRNGWELPGHVIKLPSRLTEQRCGFIFVIFCTQLRIMEVYYSTTRMWRKYDLTLDAEVMTSGHYWHTFNYAVCNECGVLCLYVLTNKGLGVAVKFEGSMNYVMNQYCFPLPEALVGNYVSPSKIWGCANSLYLSYYNDTGLWIWKAGCTQIDAWVWVPMLEINPVRQWCKPVAREHLSKVVLNTRARVMVFACHPDVPVMYLLVKSSIFAYNLNTDTLDMICGVKDEGVEHINFLYCAVAFKPFLNFMDAGEELLSNGCEYR; encoded by the exons ATGGTGACCATTAATGGTGAAGAATGCTCCCTAATAACCTGTTGTCGCCAACGAGAAAGCCGGCAACAAAGTC ATCATGCTCGTGATTCGCGGTTTGTTTCATTCATTCCGGCCGGTGGTTTGATTGTGGTAGCTCTTGATGATTACAATTGGGAAGTGCATAATCCAACCACCAAGCAAATCTATGTTGTGCCAACGTCTCCAAGGACGGCAAAACATGGTTTTGAATGCCGTAATGGCTGGGAATTGCCTGGTCACGTCATCAAACTCCCTTCCCGTCTCACTGAACAAAGGTGTGGCTTTATTTTTGTCATATTCTGTACCCAATTGAGGATCATGGAAGTCTACTATTCGACGACTCGAATGTGGAGAAAATATGATTTGACGCTGGACGCTGAAGTTATGACGTCAGGACACTACTGGCATACATTTAATTATGCAGTTTGTAATGAATGTGGAGTTTTGTGTTTATATGTGTTGACAAATAAGGGCCTTGGTGTAGCAGTGAAATTCGAGGGCTCCATGAATTATGTCATGAATCAATACTGTTTTCCTTTGCCTGAAGCCTTAGTTGGAAATTACGTAAGTCCGTCCAAAATTTGGGGGTGTGCTAACAGCCTTTATCTCTCCTACTACAACGATACCGGACTTTGGATCTGGAAAGCGGGTTGCACCCAAATTGATGCGTGGGTGTGGGTCCCTATGCTTGAAATCAACCCTGTGAGACAATGGTGCAAGCCAGTAGCCCGTGAACATCTATCCAAAGTGGTCCTTAATACAAGGGCTCGTGTAATGGTGTTCGCATGCCACCCAGATGTTCCTGTTATGTACCTTCTGGTCAAATCCTCAATATTTGCATACAATTTAAATACGGACACCCTTGACATGATTTGTGGTGTAAAAGATGAAGGTGTTGAGCATATAAACTTTCTTTATTGTGCTGTTGCTTTTAAGCCGTTCCTGAACTTTATGGATGCTGGTGAAGAG TTGCTGAGCAATGGATGCGAGTACCGCTGA